The genomic segment TGGATGAGTGCTCAAGAAACACTAGATTATGGTTTCATTGATGAAATCATGGCAAATAACAACTTGAACTAATGCTCTATTTGCTATTATCTGAAAAAAATGTCCTCTGATGGGCATTTTTTTGATATACTTATAAATGAAAAAATATTAGAAAGAAAACTCATGTTTAAAAAAGAAGAACGAACAGGTATCATTGTCTATTTATATTATAATCGTGACATAAAAAGAATTGCGTCCATTGGTGATATTGTCTATCATTCCAAAAAGCATCGTTATCTTCAGTTGTATGTAGATACTGTGCAAGTAGATGGTATTGTTGAGAAACTATCTAAGGAAAAATATGTCAAACAAGTACGGGTTTGTCATATTCAAGAATTGGATACAGACTTCGTTGGAAGTTTGTTTAGAGAGAAGGAAAACGTAAACATGTAAAAAAATTCTGTTGACTACTTGACAATTGTCAGATAATTCGGTATATTCTTAACATATTATTTTGAAACAAGGAGTTAAGAATATGAAAAAGAGAATTGCGCTATCATTTGTTGCTCTTGCAAGCGTTGCTCTTCTTGCCGCTTGTGGGGAAGTGAAGTCAGGTGGATCTAATGCAACAGGTACAAAAGTTGCTGATAAGACGATTAAAATTGGATTTAACTTTGAAGAGACAGGCGCAACAGCTGCTTATGGTACAGCCGAGCAAAAAGGCGCTCAGCTTGCAGTTGAAGAAATCAATAAAGCAGGTGGTATTGACGGAAAAAAACTAGAAGTAGTGGACAAAGATAATAAATCTGAAACAGCAGAAGCAGCTTCTGTAACGACCAACTTAGTAACCCAATCGAAAGTCAATGCAGTTGTAGGACCTGCGACTTCTGGTGCAACGGCAGCAGCTGTTTCTAATGCGACAAAAGCAGGTGTACCGTTGATTTCACCTAGTGCTACTCAAGATGGCTTGACAAAAAATCAAGAGTATTTATTCATTGGGACTTTTCAAGACAGTTTCCAAGGGAAGATTATTTCTAAGTATGTCACAGAAACGTTAAAAGCGAAAAAAGTTGTGCTTTATACGGATAATTCAAGTGATTATGCTAAAGGTGTCGCAAAAGCTTTCCGCAATGCGTATAAAGGCAAGATTGTTGCAGATGAAAAATTTGTCGCTGGTGATACGGACTTCCAAGCAGCTTTGACCAAGATGAAAGGGAAAGATTTTGATGCAATTGTCATCCCTGGTTACTATACTGAAGCTGGTAAAATTGTCAATCAAGCGCGTGGTATGGGAATTGATAAACCAATCGTTGGTGGTGATGGCTTTAATGGTGAGGAATTTGTCCAACAAGCAACTCCAGCCAAAGCCTCAAATATCTACTACATCTCAGGTTTTTCTTCGACAGTTGATGTCTCAGCGAAAGCTAAGAAATTCCTAGAAGCTTACAAGGCTAAATACAACAATGAAGAACCTTCAACATTTGCAGCGCTAGCATATGATTCTGTTTATCTTGTTGCCAATGCCGCCAAGGGTGCGAAAACATCTGTTGACATCAAAGACAATCTTGCCAAGACAAAGAATTTTGAAGGTGTAACAGGTGATACCAGCTTTGACAAGAATCATAACACTGTTAAAACAGCCTTTATGATGACCATGAATAATGGGAAAGTCACAGCAGCTGAAACAGTTAAGCCATAATCTTTCATAAAGAACTGCTTAAAATATATTTTATAGTGTATAGAAGAGTAACTATTTATGGTGGACATCGTAGATAGTTACTTCTCTTTATGTGGATTAAAAGAAGTAGTTAGGATAGATATCTTAGTTTTAAGAATGTAGCTCATTATGATTTGTAAGATAGAGTAACTGCTAGATCTGTCTTAAATTGTTTAACATCAATCAGCTATAAGGTGAGAAAAAGGAACTGACGACTTCTTTTGCTCAAACTTGGAATAGAGAGTAAGGAGAACCAATTTCTTTGAAACCGCGATTTACTCACTCTTTTTTTGCGATAGGATAAGAAAGATGTGAATCACCACATCATCCTTTCGTCGATATTATATTTAGAAAGTGTGGTGGCCATGCTCCAACAACTTGTTAATGGTCTAATTTTAGGGAGCGTCTATGCTTTGCTCGCTCTCGGCTATACCATGGTTTATGGAATTATCAAACTCATCAATTTCGCTCATGGAGATATTTACATGATGGGTGCTTTTATGGGGTATTTCTTGATAAATTTCCTTCATCTTAATTTTTTCCTTGCCTTAATCTTTGCAATGATTGGGACAGCGGCTTTAGGCGTACTAGTCGAATTTTTGGCTTATCGCCCGTTGAGAAATTCGACTCGAATTGCAGCTTTGATTACTGCAATTGGTGTTTCGTTTTTCTTGGAGTACGTGATGGTGTATTTTGTAGGAGCCAATACTCGTTCGTTCCCCCAAGTGATTGAAACGGTTCGTTATAGTTTTGAACCGATTAGTCTCACCAATATCCAATTAATGATTTTGGCTGTTTCCCTAATTTTAATGGTGTTGTTACAAGTCATCGTTCAAAAAACAAAAATGGGAAAAGCCATGCGGGCAGTTTCGGTCGATAGCGATGCGGCGCAACTAATGGGAATTAATGTCAATCGTACGATTAGTTTCACTTTTGCTTTGGGTTCGGCTTTGGCAGGAGCGGCAGGTGTGCTCATTGCGCTTTATTATAATTCCCTTGAACCATTGATGGGAATGACTCCAGGGCTGAAATCGTTTGTTGCTGCAGTTCTTGGTGGGATTGGCATTATCCCCGGAGCAGCATTAGGAGGCTTTGTTATTGGTTTGTTAGAAACCTTTGCAACAGCTTTTGGTATGTCAGATTTCCGTGATGCGATTGTGTATGGTATTTTAATCTTAATTTTACTCGTTCGTCCTGCAGGGATTCTTGGTAAGAATGTGAAAGAGAAGGTGTAAGCTATGAAGAAGAATTTAAAAATAAATATTTTATGGTTTGTTCTCCTTCTTGCTGGGTATGGGTTGATTACCTTGCTTGCTAGTGCCGGAGTTTTGAATGATTTTTATCTACAAATCTTACAACAAATTGGTATTAACATCATTTTGGCAGTAGGTTTAAATTTGATTGTTGGCTTTTCAGGTCAATTTTCTCTGGGACATGCTGGATTTATGGCAATTGGCGCCTATGCAGCTGCGATTATTGGCTCGAAATCAGCTACTTATCCGGCCTTTTTTGCAGCTATGGTATTAGGAGCGGTGATTGCAGGAACAGTAGCTTTGATTGTCGGGATTCCTACTCTTCGCTTGAAAGGTGATTATTTAGCGATTGCAACGCTTGGGGTCTCTGAAATCATTCGCATTTTAATCATTAACGGTGGTGATTTGACCAATGGAGCTGCGGGTATCTTGGGTATTCCTGCCTTTACCAATTGGCAAATGGTATATTTCTTTGTAGTTATTACA from the Streptococcus constellatus subsp. constellatus genome contains:
- a CDS encoding DUF2129 domain-containing protein — encoded protein: MFKKEERTGIIVYLYYNRDIKRIASIGDIVYHSKKHRYLQLYVDTVQVDGIVEKLSKEKYVKQVRVCHIQELDTDFVGSLFREKENVNM
- a CDS encoding ABC transporter substrate-binding protein; this translates as MKKRIALSFVALASVALLAACGEVKSGGSNATGTKVADKTIKIGFNFEETGATAAYGTAEQKGAQLAVEEINKAGGIDGKKLEVVDKDNKSETAEAASVTTNLVTQSKVNAVVGPATSGATAAAVSNATKAGVPLISPSATQDGLTKNQEYLFIGTFQDSFQGKIISKYVTETLKAKKVVLYTDNSSDYAKGVAKAFRNAYKGKIVADEKFVAGDTDFQAALTKMKGKDFDAIVIPGYYTEAGKIVNQARGMGIDKPIVGGDGFNGEEFVQQATPAKASNIYYISGFSSTVDVSAKAKKFLEAYKAKYNNEEPSTFAALAYDSVYLVANAAKGAKTSVDIKDNLAKTKNFEGVTGDTSFDKNHNTVKTAFMMTMNNGKVTAAETVKP
- a CDS encoding branched-chain amino acid ABC transporter permease: MLQQLVNGLILGSVYALLALGYTMVYGIIKLINFAHGDIYMMGAFMGYFLINFLHLNFFLALIFAMIGTAALGVLVEFLAYRPLRNSTRIAALITAIGVSFFLEYVMVYFVGANTRSFPQVIETVRYSFEPISLTNIQLMILAVSLILMVLLQVIVQKTKMGKAMRAVSVDSDAAQLMGINVNRTISFTFALGSALAGAAGVLIALYYNSLEPLMGMTPGLKSFVAAVLGGIGIIPGAALGGFVIGLLETFATAFGMSDFRDAIVYGILILILLVRPAGILGKNVKEKV
- a CDS encoding branched-chain amino acid ABC transporter permease — translated: MKKNLKINILWFVLLLAGYGLITLLASAGVLNDFYLQILQQIGINIILAVGLNLIVGFSGQFSLGHAGFMAIGAYAAAIIGSKSATYPAFFAAMVLGAVIAGTVALIVGIPTLRLKGDYLAIATLGVSEIIRILIINGGDLTNGAAGILGIPAFTNWQMVYFFVVITTILTINFFRSPIGRATLSVREDEIAAESVGVNTTKIKVVAFVFGAITASIAGSLQAGFIGSVVPKDYTFINSINVLIIVVFGGLGSMTGTIVAAILLGILNMVLQNVASIRMIIYSLALILVMIFRPGGLLGTWELNFSRFFKNDKEVN